A region from the Halomarina litorea genome encodes:
- a CDS encoding DUF456 domain-containing protein, which produces MVEPLGWLALGLLVLGVVGAVVPLLPGALSSLAGVLLYWYSTGYTEPGPVLLAVLVLVGLLTLAVDYFGGAVSAKVGGASTLTTAVAAAVGIVLLFVAGPVGLVVGVAGTVFVVEFARNQDARQSGRAAVYAAVGVLASTVVQALLTLSMLVAMLLVAFL; this is translated from the coding sequence ATGGTTGAGCCACTCGGCTGGCTTGCGCTCGGACTGCTCGTCCTCGGCGTCGTCGGCGCCGTGGTCCCCCTCCTCCCGGGGGCGCTCTCGTCGCTCGCGGGCGTCCTCCTCTACTGGTACTCGACGGGGTACACCGAACCGGGACCGGTGCTCCTCGCGGTACTCGTCCTCGTGGGACTGCTCACCCTCGCGGTGGACTACTTCGGCGGCGCGGTGTCCGCGAAGGTGGGCGGTGCGTCCACGCTGACGACGGCCGTCGCCGCTGCGGTGGGCATCGTCCTCCTGTTCGTCGCGGGACCCGTCGGACTCGTCGTCGGCGTGGCGGGGACGGTGTTCGTCGTCGAGTTCGCCCGCAATCAGGACGCCCGGCAGAGCGGTCGCGCCGCGGTGTACGCCGCAGTCGGCGTCCTCGCCTCGACGGTGGTGCAGGCGCTCCTGACGCTCTCGATGCTCGTGGCGATGCTCCTCGTCGCGTTCCTCTGA